The Candidatus Eremiobacteraceae bacterium sequence TCTTCCGATCGTTGCGGATCGCGTCGTAAAAGAAAGGAGACAGTAGCTTGTCGGCCGCTGCCTCTCCCTCGGGGATTCCCGCCTCACGAACGTTGTTGGGGTGGGTCGTTTACCTCCCGAGATCGAGGTCGACGTCCGCGCCCGGAGGCGCGTGAACTCGGCCTAAAAATACGGGTACCGGATACCGACACCCGCGGAACCTTCGTATTCTACCAAACGGTACGAAGTGCCGTCAAGCACAGTTTGTAGCGGTGTCGCTGCGGCCGTGTATTCGCTCTATAAAGAAGAAGAAACGCGTCGAGCTCGCCGGCTCCGTTCCGCCCGACGGAACCACGCCTATGCGCAGACGAGCCCTACCACCTGATCGAGCGAGGTGATAGAGAAATCCGGCGCAGTCACGCCGTCGGGATACGCCTGAGCCTCGAGGTCGGCCCAGACCGTCAACATACCCGCGTTTTTTGCCCCGACGACGTCGGTCAGGGGCGAATCGCCGACGTATATCGATCGCTGCGGCGAAACGTCCAGACCTTGCGTCGCGATCTCGAATGCGCGCGTGTCGGGCTTCCAAGCGCCGATCGATTCCGATACGTACACCGAGCCCTCGAAGCCGATCGCCGCCGCCTTTGCCATCTGCAGCTCGGTCCAACCGTTGCTCAAGATAGCGACGGCAAGACCGCGCGCTTCGAGCGCTGCGATCGTCCGAGCCGCGCCCGGCGTCGGCTCGAGACGGGCCGGCACGAGCTCGAGCGCGAGCGATTTGTAGAGATCGACGATGTCGCCGCCGTACGAACAGCCGGCGAGCGCGGTCCGGATCATGTCGGCAAGCCGCACGATGCCGCTCCGGAACAGCGCGAGCGCGGCACCGATCTGCTCGCCCGTCAGCGGCGCCGCGCAATAGCGCTGCGACAGTTCGAGCAGCACGGTCTCCTCGAGTTTGTGGTCGACGCCGAGCGTGTGGTCGAAGTCGAACAGCACAGCCTCGACGCCGCGTCGCGCAGCCGAGGTCAAAGGCTCACTTCGAGCATGTCAGGTCGATGCGGAAGTCCGCCAGCCCCTTGTAGTGCGGAACCCCATCACGCTTGTTCTGGGCGGTC is a genomic window containing:
- a CDS encoding HAD family hydrolase, with translation MTSAARRGVEAVLFDFDHTLGVDHKLEETVLLELSQRYCAAPLTGEQIGAALALFRSGIVRLADMIRTALAGCSYGGDIVDLYKSLALELVPARLEPTPGAARTIAALEARGLAVAILSNGWTELQMAKAAAIGFEGSVYVSESIGAWKPDTRAFEIATQGLDVSPQRSIYVGDSPLTDVVGAKNAGMLTVWADLEAQAYPDGVTAPDFSITSLDQVVGLVCA